The following proteins come from a genomic window of Acinetobacter baumannii:
- the basC gene encoding putative histamine N-monooxygenase, translating to MKKIDITGIGIGPFNLGLAALLSHHPEIKSVFLERKPEFRWHEGLLLQGTTLQVPFFADLVTMANPCHPLGYINYLHQHDRLHQFYYYDSFLIPRREYDHYCRWASKQLPDCRFGENVSHVEYDAKLDKFIIESESASGEKQKYISQNLAIGIGTKPRIPKWLETCKHPLVKHSAEFAKIQEQLKQCKQVTVIGSGQSAAECVLALFNSLTPEQVKAGASIRWITRSAGFHPMEYSKLGQECFTPAYMQYFQSLPRDKRRDIAATQGLIYKGISFSTIGDIYDVLYERSVAGEKSGLSLYTSCEVESVEELESGSLRLTCLHTQLDQRCELETDALVAATGYVHDWPEWFQNMKGSILAVDDKNDCIVQEDFTALRCDQGQGRIFIQNAEIFQQGVGSPDLGIGATRNSVIINQLLGRNAYRIPKQSSFQHYGLPK from the coding sequence ATGAAAAAAATAGATATTACCGGAATTGGTATTGGGCCATTCAACTTAGGTTTAGCTGCTCTTTTGTCTCATCATCCCGAAATCAAAAGCGTATTTTTAGAACGCAAACCAGAATTTCGATGGCATGAAGGGTTGCTATTGCAAGGTACGACATTACAAGTTCCTTTCTTTGCCGACTTGGTTACTATGGCCAATCCTTGCCATCCCTTAGGCTATATTAATTATTTACATCAACATGATCGCTTGCATCAGTTTTATTATTACGACAGTTTTTTAATTCCACGCCGTGAATATGACCATTATTGCCGTTGGGCTTCAAAACAATTACCCGATTGTCGATTTGGAGAAAACGTAAGCCATGTGGAATATGACGCCAAGCTGGATAAATTTATTATAGAAAGTGAATCAGCCTCAGGCGAAAAACAAAAATATATAAGCCAAAATCTGGCGATTGGTATTGGAACTAAACCTCGAATTCCTAAATGGCTGGAAACATGCAAACACCCTTTGGTAAAACATTCAGCGGAGTTTGCAAAAATTCAGGAACAACTCAAGCAATGTAAACAGGTCACGGTTATTGGCTCGGGCCAGAGTGCAGCAGAATGTGTACTTGCTTTATTTAATTCACTTACACCAGAACAAGTAAAAGCAGGTGCATCTATTCGTTGGATCACACGTTCTGCCGGCTTTCACCCAATGGAATATTCTAAACTTGGGCAAGAATGTTTTACCCCTGCATATATGCAATATTTCCAAAGCCTGCCTAGAGATAAACGTCGTGACATTGCTGCTACTCAGGGCCTGATCTATAAAGGAATTAGCTTCTCAACCATTGGTGATATATATGATGTTCTTTATGAGCGTTCAGTGGCCGGTGAAAAATCCGGCTTAAGCCTATACACAAGCTGCGAAGTTGAATCGGTTGAAGAACTTGAATCGGGTTCTCTGCGTTTAACCTGTTTGCACACCCAACTCGATCAACGTTGCGAATTAGAAACTGATGCCCTTGTCGCAGCTACAGGCTATGTTCATGATTGGCCTGAATGGTTCCAAAATATGAAGGGTTCTATTTTAGCTGTTGATGATAAAAATGATTGTATTGTTCAAGAAGACTTTACGGCTTTACGTTGTGATCAAGGACAAGGTCGTATTTTCATTCAGAATGCCGAGATTTTTCAGCAAGGCGTTGGTTCTCCAGACTTAGGGATCGGAGCAACCCGAAACTCAGTCATTATTAATCAGCTACTGGGGCGTAATGCTTATCGAATTCCTAAACAGTCTTCTTTCCAACATTATGGTTTGCCAAAATAA
- the bauB gene encoding siderophore-binding periplasmic lipoprotein BauB: protein MNWKKKYGGVALIIAAAVTLQACDQKVADTTQASQKLAEPITVKHALGTTVIDHLPQRVAVLDMNEADFLDQLNVPIMGMPKDYVPHFLEKYKKDAQIQDLGAIVQPNMERIYALKPDLILMTPLHVNQYQELSKIAPTIHYDINFNNSESNHIGLVKDHMMTLGKIFNKEDLARQKVSELDEQVKQVQAVTANRPERALVVLHNNGAFSNFGIQSRYGFIFNAFGVKPASGVVDTSLHGQPISSEFIKKADPDILYIVDRTAVMEHRPNINAASVENPLLRQTKAWKNGRVIFVDADAWYTTAASPTSLKIVMEDVKKGYQ, encoded by the coding sequence ATGAACTGGAAGAAAAAGTATGGGGGAGTAGCCCTCATCATAGCGGCAGCTGTCACTCTACAAGCATGTGATCAAAAAGTTGCAGATACCACTCAAGCTTCTCAGAAGCTAGCAGAACCGATTACGGTAAAACATGCGCTTGGAACTACGGTGATAGATCATTTACCGCAACGCGTTGCCGTACTTGATATGAATGAAGCTGACTTTCTAGATCAACTCAATGTCCCGATTATGGGAATGCCAAAAGATTATGTTCCACACTTTTTGGAAAAATATAAAAAAGATGCACAAATTCAGGATTTGGGTGCAATTGTACAGCCCAATATGGAAAGGATATATGCATTAAAGCCAGACCTGATTTTGATGACGCCATTACACGTTAATCAGTATCAGGAACTGTCCAAAATTGCCCCGACCATTCATTACGATATCAACTTCAACAATAGCGAGAGTAATCATATTGGTCTGGTTAAAGACCATATGATGACCTTAGGAAAAATATTTAATAAAGAAGACTTAGCTCGCCAGAAAGTTTCTGAACTTGATGAACAGGTGAAGCAAGTACAAGCCGTAACGGCCAATCGCCCAGAAAGAGCATTAGTCGTTCTTCATAACAATGGGGCATTTAGTAATTTTGGTATTCAGTCACGCTATGGCTTTATTTTTAATGCCTTTGGGGTAAAGCCTGCAAGTGGAGTGGTGGATACAAGTCTACATGGGCAACCTATTTCGAGTGAATTCATCAAAAAAGCGGATCCCGACATTCTTTATATCGTGGACCGAACTGCTGTGATGGAACATCGCCCAAACATTAATGCTGCTAGTGTTGAAAATCCATTATTACGTCAAACCAAAGCATGGAAAAACGGTCGTGTCATTTTTGTCGATGCCGATGCGTGGTACACCACGGCTGCAAGCCCAACCTCACTCAAAATAGTGATGGAAGATGTGAAAAAAGGCTATCAATAA
- the bauA gene encoding TonB-dependent ferric acinetobactin receptor BauA yields MNQNIKGLSMNNVSYNRNFKTGNDQRINHRSFVLNGVASAQMALRLGYALGTVFVLCASNTYAAVIDNSTKTLEQQTAQTNVAALPAITVKAEQDDTYAGGQVATSSNVGFLGSKKFLDTPFNTISYTDKYIEDKQAKDITEVIAATDPSIYTNGASGGWSENYYIRGYASSTNDMSMNGLFGITPFYRTSPEMFGRVEVLKGPSALLNGMPPAGSVGGTVNLVTKYAADEPFARLTTTYMSDAQFGGHVDVGRRFGENKEFGVRINGMYRDGDAAVNDQSKESRLFSLGLDWQGENARVFVDAYDALDHVDGVTRGVNVSTAVGIPKPPKADTLLSPDWGSVETKDKGAMIRGEYDFSDQLMAYAAYGQSTTEYKYNGASAGTITSSTGTLSSTLGQLAFDVDKKSADAGFKGKFETGSVKHQWVANATYYNHTQDDYGYRIIPGFSDPVITNIYDPNPNWGPKPEFTPPFLFHSTLSTSSFGLADTLSFAQDKVQLTLGLRHQTVKATSSVNTLPENAKSATTPGVALLIKATDKISVYANYIEGLTKGDQAPATASNPGEIFPPQKTKQQELGLKVDLGTFAHTLSAFEITKPSSYLDPSKLVNNLPTFVSDGEQRNRGIEWSFFGSPIEHVRLMGGFTYLDPELTKTKSGGNDGHTAVAVPKNQAKLGAEWDTQVAQGTLTLSGNINAVSKQYINAENTLSVPGRTLLDVGARYSTKVEDHPVTFRANIYNLTNKAYWAQPQLTNLALGAPRTYMLSVSYDF; encoded by the coding sequence ATGAATCAAAACATTAAAGGTCTTTCAATGAACAACGTTAGCTATAACCGTAATTTTAAAACTGGGAATGATCAAAGAATTAATCACCGTTCTTTTGTATTAAATGGCGTTGCATCTGCACAAATGGCCCTTCGATTAGGCTATGCATTAGGCACCGTATTTGTTCTATGTGCATCAAATACCTATGCTGCTGTTATTGATAATTCAACAAAAACTCTAGAACAACAAACTGCTCAAACAAATGTAGCAGCTTTACCAGCAATTACCGTAAAAGCTGAACAAGACGATACTTATGCGGGAGGGCAAGTTGCAACATCGAGCAATGTTGGATTTCTCGGTAGTAAAAAATTTCTAGATACGCCATTTAATACGATTAGTTATACCGATAAGTATATCGAAGATAAACAGGCAAAAGATATTACAGAAGTGATTGCAGCAACTGATCCATCGATATATACCAACGGTGCAAGTGGTGGTTGGAGTGAAAACTATTATATTCGTGGATATGCTTCGAGTACGAATGATATGTCAATGAACGGACTTTTTGGTATCACACCGTTTTATCGAACTTCTCCGGAAATGTTTGGCCGCGTTGAGGTGTTGAAAGGTCCCTCCGCTTTGTTAAATGGGATGCCGCCAGCAGGATCGGTGGGTGGAACGGTAAATCTAGTGACCAAATATGCGGCTGATGAACCGTTTGCACGATTGACCACAACTTATATGTCGGATGCCCAGTTTGGTGGACATGTCGATGTTGGAAGAAGATTTGGTGAAAATAAAGAATTCGGCGTTCGTATCAATGGAATGTATCGAGATGGAGATGCAGCAGTTAATGATCAGTCTAAAGAAAGTCGTTTATTTTCGCTTGGCTTAGATTGGCAAGGTGAAAATGCACGTGTTTTTGTTGATGCTTACGATGCCTTAGATCATGTTGATGGCGTGACACGTGGTGTTAACGTCTCTACTGCAGTTGGAATTCCGAAACCGCCGAAAGCGGATACCTTACTTAGTCCGGATTGGGGCTCTGTTGAAACCAAAGATAAAGGCGCAATGATTCGTGGCGAATATGATTTTTCTGATCAGTTGATGGCATATGCGGCTTATGGACAAAGTACAACTGAATATAAGTACAATGGGGCAAGTGCAGGGACGATTACGAGTAGCACTGGAACACTGAGTTCAACACTTGGACAACTTGCTTTTGACGTCGATAAAAAATCAGCAGATGCTGGTTTTAAAGGCAAGTTTGAGACGGGGTCTGTGAAACATCAATGGGTCGCCAATGCAACCTACTATAATCATACACAAGATGATTATGGTTATAGAATTATCCCAGGTTTTAGTGATCCTGTTATTACGAATATTTATGATCCCAATCCAAATTGGGGGCCTAAACCGGAATTTACACCGCCGTTTCTATTTCATTCGACACTCTCTACCTCTAGCTTTGGTTTAGCCGATACATTGTCGTTTGCTCAAGATAAAGTACAGTTGACTTTAGGACTTCGTCATCAGACTGTAAAAGCAACAAGTTCTGTTAATACATTACCTGAAAATGCTAAATCAGCAACCACGCCTGGTGTCGCCTTACTGATTAAAGCGACTGATAAAATTTCTGTTTATGCAAACTATATTGAAGGTTTGACAAAGGGTGATCAGGCACCTGCAACTGCATCAAATCCAGGGGAAATATTTCCTCCTCAAAAAACCAAACAACAGGAACTTGGTTTGAAGGTTGATTTGGGGACATTTGCGCATACCTTGAGTGCATTTGAAATTACCAAACCAAGTAGTTATTTAGATCCTTCAAAGCTTGTGAATAACTTACCTACCTTTGTTTCGGATGGAGAACAACGAAATCGTGGTATTGAATGGTCATTTTTTGGTTCACCGATTGAACATGTGCGTTTAATGGGTGGCTTTACCTATCTTGATCCTGAACTTACCAAGACTAAGAGTGGAGGAAACGATGGTCATACAGCAGTTGCTGTGCCAAAAAATCAGGCTAAGCTTGGAGCAGAGTGGGATACTCAAGTAGCACAAGGGACTTTAACCTTATCAGGAAATATCAATGCAGTTTCCAAGCAATATATTAATGCAGAAAATACCTTGTCCGTACCAGGGCGTACACTCTTAGATGTTGGCGCACGCTATAGTACGAAAGTCGAGGACCACCCAGTTACTTTCCGTGCCAATATCTACAACTTAACCAACAAAGCGTATTGGGCACAGCCACAATTGACGAATTTGGCTCTAGGCGCACCAAGAACGTATATGCTATCTGTATCATATGACTTTTAA
- the basD gene encoding acinetobactin non-ribosomal peptide synthetase subunit BasD, with protein sequence MQLVIIFICLYDAETRLICQPSYRSMCELTSMQAACWFGRSGNATLGGVAAHLYAEFDGQFIDLQKLHLALQRLYKEHPILRLSLSADGIANIMAEKAQQILEVDDFSKLSDHQIEQMLMQKREQWTHQKLDLSQGQTARFSVSVLKNNIFRFHVDTDMIAIDPSSFLNLMEDLSLFYEDPGISFSRPPNFFDWYQKIRTDPDLKKLSQRDRLWWKQRLSHISPAPSLPFIHQEFKTAKSDRLSTWLSPKERTALQQLAREQRITVTNLILGLFAYTLGHATKDHSFRLNIPTFWREPVLKNVEGTIGDFANLVILDVDMKGITTLAAFCKQIANQMLELLEHSHYSGVNVLRDLSRYHGSAQIAPVVFTAALDLENDNLLSERVRRVFGSMNWVISQGPQVALDAQVAHVDDGILVNWDIRLDALPKEWITNLFESFIHLLKNLAAHPEQLNTQIISPAQNTSSDRTSQKPLNALQQAYLLGRTQALPLGGVAMQEFRQYHGKMDIVLLRQRLAEMVRRHDSLRTYIDKNRLIQYVSDQVSVNLKEIDLTTWEPERASHHIQSYKNSYTHELFDLNQSPWNITVFLLKNNLLTIFVRFDALILDGRSIASLMLELFDGQQHDIQTQIEENEVENSLSVHHADMAYWERKFSKLSAIPTLPWKTPLQHLPTSRYQRNSLVIEKDQFKQLSKIGAKHSLFKNSVIMALILEVLSHWNTEKSLCVAVPTLPLYAGPFSNSSTFIAVEWKTSHQFAEQANRLQTEVLEGLQHLSFSGVNLARLLFEKVGTAPVLPIVITNGLSWPVLSESHPIQQLDGLTQTPQVAIDIRFSTRNDGALIFDIDYAQEAFPPNMIDDFLDALQLAIKQIIGSEIFSFDLSNFFSELQNKRLYFKNNESDHSSIPIENNAKQQNQLLDIYLEVIGHPPNMEVDNSTHFTHLGLRPHHLKVVSKRINETYAIQLSPVQLIQCRNIADVEKLLTPH encoded by the coding sequence ATGCAACTGGTAATCATTTTCATTTGTTTGTATGATGCTGAAACAAGATTAATTTGTCAACCGAGTTATCGTTCAATGTGTGAATTAACTTCGATGCAAGCGGCCTGCTGGTTTGGTCGCTCTGGCAACGCAACTTTAGGTGGGGTTGCTGCCCACCTCTATGCAGAATTTGACGGTCAATTTATTGATCTACAAAAATTACATTTAGCACTTCAACGACTTTATAAAGAACACCCTATTTTGAGGTTGAGTTTGAGCGCCGATGGCATCGCAAACATCATGGCTGAGAAGGCTCAACAGATATTAGAAGTCGATGATTTTTCAAAGCTTAGCGATCATCAAATTGAGCAAATGCTCATGCAAAAACGTGAGCAATGGACCCATCAAAAACTTGATCTAAGTCAGGGCCAGACTGCAAGATTTTCTGTAAGTGTTCTTAAAAATAATATTTTCCGTTTTCATGTAGATACGGACATGATTGCTATAGATCCGTCCAGTTTTTTGAACTTGATGGAAGATCTTTCTTTGTTTTATGAAGACCCAGGAATATCATTCTCCCGTCCGCCTAATTTTTTTGACTGGTATCAAAAAATACGGACGGACCCTGACCTAAAAAAATTAAGCCAACGAGACCGCTTATGGTGGAAACAACGTCTGTCTCATATTAGCCCTGCTCCGTCTCTACCTTTCATTCATCAAGAGTTCAAAACAGCAAAAAGTGATCGTTTAAGTACGTGGTTATCGCCAAAAGAACGAACAGCACTACAACAACTTGCTAGAGAACAACGCATTACTGTGACCAATCTGATATTAGGTCTATTTGCCTATACGCTTGGTCATGCAACCAAAGATCACAGCTTCCGATTAAATATTCCTACTTTTTGGCGCGAGCCAGTTTTAAAAAATGTCGAAGGCACTATTGGTGATTTTGCTAATCTAGTCATCCTTGATGTTGATATGAAAGGAATAACTACCTTAGCCGCATTCTGCAAACAAATAGCAAATCAAATGCTTGAGTTATTAGAGCATTCACATTATTCGGGTGTGAATGTTCTACGTGACCTGTCCCGTTATCATGGTAGTGCACAGATTGCTCCCGTGGTATTTACAGCGGCGCTCGACTTAGAAAATGATAATTTACTTTCCGAACGTGTCCGCCGTGTTTTTGGCTCAATGAATTGGGTCATTTCACAAGGGCCGCAAGTTGCACTTGATGCACAAGTTGCTCATGTAGATGACGGTATTTTAGTTAATTGGGACATCCGTTTAGATGCTCTCCCCAAAGAATGGATCACGAATTTATTTGAATCTTTCATTCATTTACTTAAAAATCTTGCCGCACATCCTGAGCAACTGAATACACAAATTATAAGCCCAGCACAAAATACCTCGTCAGATCGTACGTCTCAAAAACCATTAAATGCATTACAGCAAGCCTACCTATTAGGCCGAACTCAAGCCCTTCCTTTAGGTGGTGTTGCCATGCAAGAGTTTAGGCAGTATCACGGCAAAATGGATATTGTTTTATTAAGACAACGATTGGCAGAAATGGTACGGCGGCATGACAGCTTACGAACCTATATTGATAAAAATAGGTTAATACAATATGTAAGCGATCAAGTGAGTGTCAATTTAAAAGAAATAGACCTAACTACATGGGAACCTGAACGTGCTTCTCACCACATCCAGTCCTATAAAAATAGTTATACGCATGAGCTATTTGATTTAAATCAGTCGCCTTGGAATATCACCGTCTTTTTATTAAAAAATAATCTACTAACGATTTTTGTCCGCTTTGATGCATTAATTTTAGATGGCCGATCTATAGCTTCACTTATGTTAGAGCTATTCGATGGACAACAACATGATATCCAAACGCAAATAGAAGAAAATGAAGTTGAAAATAGCCTGTCTGTTCATCACGCAGATATGGCTTACTGGGAAAGAAAATTTTCTAAATTATCGGCTATTCCTACGCTTCCGTGGAAAACACCCTTACAGCATTTACCGACTTCACGTTACCAACGTAACAGTCTGGTTATAGAAAAAGATCAATTTAAACAGTTGTCTAAAATTGGCGCAAAACATTCACTGTTTAAAAACTCAGTCATCATGGCGCTTATTTTGGAAGTGCTATCTCATTGGAACACTGAAAAATCTCTATGCGTTGCTGTCCCTACACTTCCCCTCTATGCCGGACCATTTTCCAATAGCTCTACGTTTATTGCTGTTGAGTGGAAAACCTCACATCAATTTGCTGAACAAGCAAACCGCTTGCAAACTGAAGTTTTAGAGGGTTTACAGCATCTTTCATTTTCAGGCGTTAATCTCGCTCGACTATTATTTGAAAAAGTTGGCACTGCTCCAGTATTACCGATTGTAATTACAAATGGTTTATCATGGCCTGTATTATCTGAATCTCATCCTATTCAGCAACTAGATGGACTGACCCAAACACCTCAAGTTGCAATTGATATTCGCTTTAGCACAAGAAATGACGGCGCTTTGATTTTCGATATTGATTATGCCCAAGAAGCATTTCCACCCAACATGATTGACGATTTCTTGGATGCACTGCAATTAGCAATCAAGCAAATTATTGGTTCAGAAATATTCAGTTTTGATCTCAGCAATTTTTTCAGTGAGCTTCAAAATAAACGACTATATTTTAAAAATAATGAGTCCGATCATTCATCTATACCAATTGAAAATAATGCTAAACAGCAAAATCAACTACTCGACATTTACTTAGAAGTGATAGGCCACCCGCCAAATATGGAAGTGGACAACTCAACTCATTTTACTCATCTCGGGCTACGTCCACATCATTTAAAGGTCGTTTCAAAACGTATTAATGAAACATACGCGATTCAGCTCTCACCTGTTCAACTTATTCAATGTCGCAATATTGCTGATGTAGAGAAACTACTAACACCACATTAA
- the basE gene encoding (2,3-dihydroxybenzoyl)adenylate synthase BasE — MKKQLIEFVRWSPERAQHYRNKGYWIDQPLTRILTVGVQSHPHSPAIICGERQLSYIELDRLSTNLASRLAEKGLGKGDTALVQLPNVAEFYIVFFALLKAGVVVLNALYSHRQYELNAFIKQIQPKLLIGSRQHEVFSNNQFIDSLHDVNLSPEIILMLNHQATDFGLLDWMETPAKTFVDFSSTPADEVAFFQLSGGSTGTPKLIPRTHNDYDYSVRASAEICGLNSHTRLLCALPAPHNFMLSSPGALGVLHAGGCVVMAPNPEPLNCFSIIQRHQVNMASLVPSAVIMWLEKATQYKDQIQSLKLLQVGGASFPESLARQVPEILNCKLQQVFGMAEGLVNYTRLDDSDEQIFTTQGRPISSDDEIKIVDDEYREVPEGEIGMLATRGPYTFCGYYQSPEHNSQVFDEDNYYYSGDLVQRTPDGNLRVVGRIKDQINRGGEKIASEEIEKLILLHPEVMHAALVAIVDEQFGEKSCAFIVSRNPELKAVVLRRHLMELGIAQYKLPDQIKLIESLPLTAVGKVDKKQLRSILNTSTTS, encoded by the coding sequence ATGAAAAAACAGTTGATTGAGTTTGTTCGCTGGTCTCCCGAGAGAGCGCAACACTATCGAAATAAAGGTTATTGGATTGACCAACCTTTGACGCGCATTTTAACGGTAGGGGTTCAATCGCATCCGCATTCGCCGGCAATTATTTGTGGTGAACGTCAGTTGAGTTATATCGAGCTGGACCGGCTATCAACAAATTTAGCTTCTCGACTAGCTGAAAAAGGTTTGGGCAAGGGTGATACTGCTTTAGTACAACTTCCCAATGTTGCGGAGTTTTATATTGTCTTTTTTGCCTTGCTTAAAGCAGGCGTGGTTGTACTCAATGCGCTATATAGCCACCGCCAATATGAACTAAATGCCTTTATTAAACAGATTCAACCTAAACTTTTAATTGGTTCGCGTCAGCATGAAGTCTTTAGCAATAATCAATTTATTGACTCACTTCATGATGTAAATTTAAGTCCTGAAATTATTTTGATGCTCAATCATCAAGCTACCGATTTCGGACTATTAGACTGGATGGAAACACCAGCAAAGACCTTTGTCGATTTTTCATCTACACCTGCTGATGAAGTTGCTTTCTTTCAGTTGTCAGGTGGAAGTACGGGAACACCAAAACTTATTCCACGCACGCATAATGACTATGACTATAGTGTGCGAGCCAGTGCCGAGATTTGCGGTTTAAACTCGCATACCCGGTTATTGTGTGCTCTGCCAGCTCCGCATAACTTTATGTTGAGTTCACCCGGTGCATTAGGTGTTTTACATGCAGGTGGATGTGTGGTGATGGCACCAAATCCTGAACCGCTCAATTGCTTCTCTATTATTCAAAGACATCAAGTCAATATGGCATCTTTAGTGCCGAGTGCTGTCATTATGTGGCTAGAAAAAGCCACGCAATATAAAGATCAAATTCAGTCTTTAAAGTTGCTTCAAGTGGGGGGAGCAAGTTTCCCTGAATCTTTAGCTCGTCAAGTTCCTGAAATCCTCAATTGTAAATTACAACAAGTATTTGGAATGGCCGAAGGCTTGGTCAATTACACCAGACTCGATGACTCCGACGAGCAAATCTTTACGACACAAGGGCGTCCTATCAGTTCTGATGATGAAATCAAAATTGTGGATGATGAGTATAGGGAAGTCCCAGAAGGTGAAATAGGGATGCTTGCGACTCGGGGACCTTATACCTTTTGTGGTTATTACCAAAGCCCTGAACATAATTCACAGGTCTTTGATGAGGACAACTATTACTATTCGGGCGATCTCGTGCAGCGTACTCCTGATGGTAATTTACGTGTAGTAGGAAGAATTAAAGACCAGATTAACCGTGGTGGTGAAAAGATTGCTTCGGAAGAAATAGAAAAACTTATTCTTCTACATCCGGAAGTTATGCACGCAGCTTTGGTCGCAATTGTTGATGAACAATTCGGTGAAAAGAGTTGTGCCTTTATTGTTTCTCGTAATCCTGAACTTAAAGCTGTTGTGCTCAGACGCCATCTTATGGAGTTAGGTATTGCACAATACAAACTTCCAGACCAGATCAAATTAATCGAAAGTTTGCCACTGACCGCAGTCGGTAAGGTAGACAAAAAACAACTTCGCAGCATTTTAAATACATCTAC